A genomic stretch from Hemibagrus wyckioides isolate EC202008001 linkage group LG18, SWU_Hwy_1.0, whole genome shotgun sequence includes:
- the LOC131369023 gene encoding septin-5-like gives MHKWVHQVDPNDDSTIPLLYNPSSSCECSSPCKPSENQGEEYVGFDMLLCQVQRKAVKKGFEFTLMVVGESGLGKSTLINSLFLTDLYKDRTLYDAQGEVNPNVNLCVSLLQLQKTDQKGILSVHRKDK, from the exons ATGCACAAGTGGGTCCATCAGGTGGATCCGAATGATGACAGCACTATTCCACTGTTATACAATCCAAGTAGTTCTTGTGAATGCTCCAGTCCATGTAAACCCTCAGAG AACCAAGGGGAGGAGTATGTCGGTTTTGATATGCTGCTGTGCCAAGTCCAACGAAAAGCAGTGAAAAAGGGATTTGAGTTCACACTGATGGTAGTAG GCGAGTCTGGTTTGGGCAAGTCCACTCTTATCAACAGCCTCTTTCTCACAGATCTGTACAAGGACCGGACTCTTTATGATGCTCAAGGTGAGGTTAATCCAAATGTTAATTTGTGTGTAAGTTTGCTGCAGCTTCAAAAGACTGATCAGAAAGGTATTTTGTCTGTGCACAGAAAGGATAAATAA
- the LOC131369022 gene encoding septin-4-like isoform X1, which translates to MLLLFVCCGSLRLVDVEFMKALHKKVNIVPVLAKADTLTRSETHYMKTRILDEIDRHRIKIFDFPECDSDDDELLRKHNFYLKRSMPFAVIGSNTTVKRNDRKVRARIYPWGTVEVENPAHCDFLLLRSMLIHTHMQDLKDLTEDTLYENYRTQILCQN; encoded by the exons ATGCTCTTGCTGTTCGTCTGTTGTGGCAGCCTCAGACTGGTTGATGTAGAGTTCATGAAGGCACTCCATAAGAAGGTCAACATAGTGCCTGTGCTGGCTAAAGCAGACACCCTCACTCGCTCAGAGACCCATTATATGAAAACCAGG ATTTTGGATGAGATTGATAGACACAGGATCAAAATCTTTGACTTCCCTGAATGTGACTCAGATGATGATGAACTCCTAAGAAAGCACAACTTTTACCTAAAG AGGAGCATGCCATTCGCAGTAATTGGGAGCAACACAACAGTCAAGAGAAATGACCGGAAAGTTCGAGCTCGTATTTATCCATGGGGTACTGTAGAAG TGGAGAACCCCGCTCACTGTGACTTTCTGCTCCTAAGGAGCAtgctgatacatacacacatgcaggaCCTGAAAGACTTGACTGAGGACACATTGTATGAGAACTACCGTACTCAGATCTTGTGCCAGAACTAA
- the LOC131369022 gene encoding septin-4-like isoform X2, whose translation MKALHKKVNIVPVLAKADTLTRSETHYMKTRILDEIDRHRIKIFDFPECDSDDDELLRKHNFYLKRSMPFAVIGSNTTVKRNDRKVRARIYPWGTVEVENPAHCDFLLLRSMLIHTHMQDLKDLTEDTLYENYRTQILCQN comes from the exons ATGAAGGCACTCCATAAGAAGGTCAACATAGTGCCTGTGCTGGCTAAAGCAGACACCCTCACTCGCTCAGAGACCCATTATATGAAAACCAGG ATTTTGGATGAGATTGATAGACACAGGATCAAAATCTTTGACTTCCCTGAATGTGACTCAGATGATGATGAACTCCTAAGAAAGCACAACTTTTACCTAAAG AGGAGCATGCCATTCGCAGTAATTGGGAGCAACACAACAGTCAAGAGAAATGACCGGAAAGTTCGAGCTCGTATTTATCCATGGGGTACTGTAGAAG TGGAGAACCCCGCTCACTGTGACTTTCTGCTCCTAAGGAGCAtgctgatacatacacacatgcaggaCCTGAAAGACTTGACTGAGGACACATTGTATGAGAACTACCGTACTCAGATCTTGTGCCAGAACTAA
- the septin4a gene encoding septin 4a: protein MRQRGRNLQGSEPDLLHRCHFTSHSSLEPPLSPSRSKSPWSKLDPYDSPEDQDKEYVGFATLPNQVHRKSVKKGFAFTLMVAGESGLGKSTLVKSLFLTDVYKDRTLLNAEERISKTVEITKHTVGIEEKGVKLKLTIVDTPGFGDAVNNTESWKPVVDFIDHQFEQYFRDESGLNRKNIQDNRVHCCLYFISPYGHGLRPVDLEFMSALHEKVNLVPVLGKADCLTPLELARKKKKIREEIERFGINIYQFPECDSDEDDDVKIRDQDLKDSIPFAVVSSNILVEIKGRRVRGRAYPWGVVEVENPAHSDFLKLRNMLVRTHMQDLKDVTQETHYENYRSECIRNMTLMVVRERKRRSAHSTQGVTLGVSR, encoded by the exons ATGCGTCAAAGGGGAAGAAACCTGCAGGGCTCAGAACCAGACCTGTTGCATCGCTGTCACTTCACTTCCCACAGCTCTCTAGAGCCTCCGCTTAGTCCTTCACGATCTAAGAGCCCCTGGAGTAAACTAGATCCTTATGATTCTCCTGAG gATCAAGATAAGGAATATGTTGGATTTGCAACACTTCCCAACCAAGTACACAGAAAATCTGTGAAAAAAGGCTTTGCCTTTACGCTGATGGTAGCCG GGGAGTCTGGTTTAGGAAAGTCCACGTTGGTCAAAAGTCTTTTCCTAACAGATGTCTACAAGGACAGGACACTGCTAAATGCTGAAG AAAGGATCAGCAAAACGGTGGAAATCACCAAACATACCGTTGGCATTGAGGAGAAAGGTGTGAAACTCAAGCTCACCATTGTGGACACACCAGGCTTTGGAGATGCTGTCAACAACACTGAGAG CTGGAAGCCAGTTGTAGATTTTATCGACCATCAGTTTGAGCAGTACTTCAGGGACGAGAGTGGTTTGAACCGCAAGAACATTCAGGACAACCGAGTGCATTGCTGTCTCTATTTCATCTCACCATATGGccatgg CCTCAGGCCGGTCGACTTAGAGTTTATGAGTGCTCTACATGAGAAGGTCAACCTAGTGCCTGTGCTGGGTAAAGCAGACTGCCTCACACCACTGGAACTGGcacggaagaaaaaaaag ATCCGAGAGGAGATCGAGAGGTTCGGGATCAACATCTACCAGTTCCCTGAGTGCGATTCGGACGAGGACGATGATGTTAAAATCAGAGATCAAGACCTGAAA GATAGTATTCCCTTTGCTGTGGTCAGCAGTAACATTCTTGTTGAAATCAAAGGCAGGAGAGTCCGAGGCCGTGCGTATCCTTGGGGTGTGGTCGAAG TGGAAAACCCCGCCCACTCGGACTTCCTGAAGCTTAGGAACATGCTGGTTCGCACCCACATGCAGGACCTAAAGGACGTGACGCAGGAAACCCATTATGAGAACTACCGCTCTGAGTGCATCCGGAACATGACACTAatggtggtcagagagagaaaacgCAGGTCTGCACACAGCACACAGGGGGTCACTTTGGGAGTCTCACGCTAA